In the Calderihabitans maritimus genome, CCAATTTCTCAGAATCAAATTCTACGATCGTCACGGAAGGATCATTTGGTCGGATGAGCAGGAGCTAGTAGGTGATCGTTTTACGGCAAATCGCGATCTAGATCGTGCTCTGAACGGAGAGGTCGTGGCTCAATACAGTAGATTATCAAAGAAGGAGAATATCTATGAGAAAGGTTTCAACTATGTTCTCGAGGCTTATATCCCCCTGTATTTCGGAGATTCGGAGGTTTTCGCGGTTGCAGAGGTATACTACGGGGTAGACGGACTCTTTGAACGTATAGCTAGGACCCGAGTCGCTGTCTGGATCATCACTCTGGCGTCTTTTTTAGCCCTATACCTTCTCTTGTCCAAAATATTCTTTAATGCTTCCAGCCTGATAATCAAACAAAAAGAAGACCTTGAGAGAACCAATCTGGCTCTCGAGAAAACGTATTTGGGGACGATCAAGGCCTTGGTTTCCGCAGTGGATGCGAAGGATCACTACACCAAGGGACATTCAGTCCGAGTAGCCCAAATATCCCTTCTTCTGGCGGAATCCCTGTTGGTGGACGACAAAACAAGGTTTGAAATACAGCAGGCGGCCCTATTGCATGATGTCGGAAAGATTGGGATCGACGATGTTATATTGAAGAAACCGGGGCGCCTCAGCCCCGAGGAATGGGAAATAATGAAGAAACACCCGGTCATCGGGG is a window encoding:
- a CDS encoding HD-GYP domain-containing protein, translated to MDLRRLFLTRSLLCLLFFAFVLGLYVTFSLKRDMLENHTETIVAFVRNAIHHHLSAKDFEAPKLKTEDYESFELAIRDISEIPQFLRIKFYDRHGRIIWSDEQELVGDRFTANRDLDRALNGEVVAQYSRLSKKENIYEKGFNYVLEAYIPLYFGDSEVFAVAEVYYGVDGLFERIARTRVAVWIITLASFLALYLLLSKIFFNASSLIIKQKEDLERTNLALEKTYLGTIKALVSAVDAKDHYTKGHSVRVAQISLLLAESLLVDDKTRFEIQQAALLHDVGKIGIDDVILKKPGRLSPEEWEIMKKHPVIGATILEEAETLSKDLINMIRSHHERFDGNGYPDGLMKDQIPLGARIIAVADAYDAMRSERPYRMAKTPEEILSEFEDASGTQFDPMVVEALFGIADQIEKVIYAASKNNMTHQFIATTRLSAE